The following are from one region of the Erwinia billingiae Eb661 genome:
- a CDS encoding DUF1481 domain-containing protein: MIRNPITTSALFLMLLTLAGCSSTPKVPDFTASGYLADRGTVRIWRKDSHQHSSHLVTIYTPFNETTSETTDYQWQADKLVSIERKTKGDHPESVTLRFDQDGNLSFMQRQLDGRREALSADAIALYQFDAGRMLKISDDLIDGRVWLKQGHWSPSGTVTLCQGGEEKPTFDSFFMHYITQHQRESGKPVSISWLEAPKGTQLILVSAEDQCLSEPKEADF; the protein is encoded by the coding sequence ATGATACGAAACCCAATAACGACTTCTGCACTGTTCCTGATGCTGCTGACGCTGGCAGGATGCAGTTCAACCCCGAAAGTTCCTGACTTTACCGCCAGTGGTTATCTGGCCGATCGCGGAACCGTGAGGATTTGGCGTAAAGACAGCCATCAGCATTCCAGCCATCTGGTCACCATCTATACCCCTTTCAATGAAACCACGAGCGAGACCACGGATTATCAGTGGCAGGCAGACAAGCTGGTGTCGATTGAAAGGAAGACTAAAGGTGACCATCCTGAAAGCGTCACGCTGCGTTTTGATCAGGACGGAAATCTGAGCTTTATGCAACGCCAGCTGGACGGACGACGAGAAGCGCTCTCAGCAGATGCGATAGCGTTGTATCAGTTTGATGCAGGGCGGATGTTGAAAATCAGTGACGACCTGATAGATGGGCGGGTATGGCTGAAGCAGGGGCACTGGTCACCTTCAGGCACCGTGACGCTATGCCAGGGCGGTGAGGAAAAACCGACCTTTGATAGCTTCTTTATGCATTACATCACTCAGCATCAGCGCGAGTCAGGTAAACCGGTGAGTATTTCATGGCTGGAAGCGCCAAAAGGGACGCAGCTGATTCTGGTTTCTGCGGAAGATCAGTGCCTGTCGGAACCGAAAGAAGCGGACTTTTAA
- the purD gene encoding phosphoribosylamine--glycine ligase has translation MKILVIGNGGREHALAWKASQSPLAETVFVAPGNAGTALEPALQNVDISATDIPALLSFAQSENIGLTIVGPETPLVMGVVDAFRAAGLKIFGPTQAAAQLEGSKAFTKDFLARHKIPSAEYQNFTEVEPALAYTRSKGAPIVIKADGLAAGKGVIVAMTLQEAEDAIQDMLAGNAFGDAGHRIVVEEFLDGEEASFIVMVDGENVLPMATSQDHKRVGNADTGPNTGGMGAYSPAPVVTDEIHQRVMDEVIWPTVRGMAAEGNVYTGFLYAGLMIDQSGQPKVIEFNCRFGDPETQPIMLRLQSDLVDLCLAAVDGKLNTKDSVWDPRPSLGVVLAAGGYPGDYATGDQIHGLPLEETPNGKVFHAGTKMQDDLVVTNGGRVLCVTALGEDVAAAQKHAYELAKHISWNGSFCRSDIGYRAIGRK, from the coding sequence ATGAAAATTTTAGTGATTGGTAATGGCGGACGCGAACATGCGCTGGCCTGGAAAGCGTCGCAGTCGCCACTGGCAGAAACCGTGTTTGTTGCCCCGGGCAACGCCGGAACGGCACTTGAACCTGCTTTGCAGAACGTCGACATCAGCGCCACCGATATTCCCGCGCTGCTGAGCTTCGCCCAGAGTGAAAATATCGGCCTGACCATCGTCGGTCCGGAAACGCCGTTAGTGATGGGCGTGGTTGATGCTTTCCGTGCTGCTGGCCTGAAGATTTTTGGCCCAACGCAGGCTGCTGCCCAGCTTGAAGGTTCAAAAGCCTTCACCAAAGATTTCCTGGCTCGCCACAAGATCCCAAGCGCTGAGTACCAGAACTTTACTGAAGTGGAGCCCGCTCTGGCTTACACCCGAAGTAAAGGTGCGCCAATCGTGATCAAGGCCGACGGTCTGGCCGCCGGTAAAGGCGTGATCGTGGCGATGACCCTGCAGGAAGCAGAAGACGCGATTCAGGATATGCTGGCAGGAAACGCCTTTGGCGATGCCGGACACCGCATCGTGGTAGAAGAGTTCCTTGACGGCGAGGAAGCCAGCTTCATCGTGATGGTCGACGGCGAGAACGTGCTGCCGATGGCCACCAGCCAGGATCACAAACGTGTCGGCAATGCGGATACCGGTCCTAATACCGGCGGCATGGGTGCTTACTCTCCGGCTCCGGTCGTGACCGATGAAATCCACCAGCGCGTGATGGATGAAGTGATCTGGCCAACCGTGCGTGGCATGGCCGCCGAAGGCAACGTTTATACCGGCTTCCTCTACGCTGGCCTGATGATCGATCAGAGCGGTCAGCCGAAAGTGATCGAATTTAACTGCCGCTTTGGCGATCCGGAAACTCAACCGATCATGCTGCGTCTGCAGTCGGATCTGGTGGATCTGTGCCTGGCTGCCGTGGACGGCAAGCTGAATACCAAAGACTCGGTGTGGGATCCTCGTCCTTCTCTGGGCGTGGTGCTGGCTGCTGGCGGCTATCCTGGCGATTACGCTACCGGCGATCAGATCCACGGCTTACCGCTGGAAGAGACGCCGAATGGCAAAGTCTTCCATGCGGGGACCAAGATGCAGGACGATTTGGTGGTCACCAACGGCGGACGTGTGCTGTGCGTGACCGCGCTGGGCGAAGATGTTGCCGCGGCTCAGAAACACGCTTATGAACTGGCTAAGCATATCTCCTGGAACGGCAGCTTCTGCCGCAGCGATATCGGCTATCGTGCGATTGGTCGTAAGTAG
- the purH gene encoding bifunctional phosphoribosylaminoimidazolecarboxamide formyltransferase/IMP cyclohydrolase yields the protein MQQPRPVRRALLSVSDKAGILEFAQALTQRGVELLSTGGTARLLADAGLPVTEVSDYTGFPEMMDGRVKTLHPKVHGGILGRRGQDDAIMQEHSISPIDMVVVNLYPFAQTVAREGCSLEDAVENIDIGGPTMVRSAAKNHKDVAIVVKSSDYQAIVAEMDANQNSLTLATRFDLAIKAFEHTAAYDSMIANYFGSMVPAYHGETSEPAGRFPRTLNLNFIKKQDMRYGENSHQDAAFYIEENVTEASVATAQQLQGKALSYNNIADTDAALECVKEFTEAACVIVKHANPCGVAVGGSILDAYERAYKTDPTSAFGGIIAFNRELDEATAQAIISRQFVEVIIAPSASEAALKITAAKQNVRVLTCGQWQERQTALDFKRVNGGLLVQDRDLGMVNESQLRVVSKRQPTEQELRDALFCWKVAKFVKSNAIVYARDNMTIGIGAGQMSRVYSAKIAGIKASDEGLEVKGSAMASDAFFPFRDGIDAAAAAGVSCVIQPGGSIRDDEVIAAADEHGLAMIFTDMRHFRH from the coding sequence ATGCAACAACCTCGTCCTGTACGCCGCGCGCTTCTGAGCGTGTCTGACAAAGCCGGCATTCTCGAATTTGCTCAGGCGCTGACTCAGCGCGGCGTCGAGCTCCTCTCCACTGGCGGTACTGCTCGCCTGCTGGCAGACGCGGGCCTGCCTGTTACTGAAGTGTCCGACTACACCGGTTTCCCGGAAATGATGGATGGACGCGTCAAAACCCTGCACCCGAAAGTGCATGGCGGCATCTTAGGACGCCGCGGACAGGATGATGCCATCATGCAGGAGCACAGCATCTCTCCTATCGACATGGTAGTCGTTAACCTTTATCCGTTTGCCCAGACCGTTGCCCGTGAAGGTTGCTCGCTGGAAGATGCGGTTGAGAATATCGATATCGGCGGGCCAACCATGGTGCGCTCAGCGGCGAAGAACCACAAAGACGTGGCGATTGTCGTTAAGAGCAGCGACTACCAGGCAATCGTTGCCGAGATGGATGCCAACCAGAACTCTCTGACGCTGGCCACCCGTTTCGACCTGGCAATTAAAGCCTTCGAACACACCGCCGCCTACGACAGCATGATTGCCAACTATTTTGGCAGCATGGTGCCGGCGTACCATGGTGAAACCAGCGAACCGGCTGGCCGCTTCCCCCGCACGCTGAACCTGAACTTCATTAAGAAGCAGGATATGCGCTACGGCGAAAACAGCCATCAGGATGCGGCCTTCTATATAGAAGAGAATGTCACAGAGGCATCCGTGGCCACCGCGCAACAGCTTCAGGGCAAAGCCCTCTCTTATAACAACATCGCAGATACTGATGCCGCGCTGGAATGTGTGAAAGAGTTCACCGAGGCAGCCTGCGTGATCGTCAAGCATGCGAACCCGTGTGGCGTGGCTGTTGGTGGTTCAATCCTCGATGCCTACGAGCGTGCTTACAAAACCGATCCAACCTCCGCGTTTGGCGGCATCATTGCGTTCAACCGCGAGCTGGACGAAGCCACTGCTCAGGCGATCATCAGCCGTCAGTTCGTCGAAGTGATCATCGCGCCATCTGCCAGCGAAGCCGCCCTGAAGATTACCGCCGCGAAACAGAACGTTCGCGTGCTGACCTGCGGTCAGTGGCAGGAGCGTCAGACCGCGCTGGATTTCAAACGCGTCAACGGTGGCCTGCTGGTGCAGGATCGCGATCTCGGCATGGTGAATGAAAGCCAGCTGCGTGTCGTCAGCAAGCGCCAGCCAACCGAGCAGGAACTGCGTGACGCGCTGTTCTGCTGGAAAGTGGCCAAGTTCGTTAAGTCCAATGCCATCGTGTATGCCCGTGACAATATGACCATCGGCATAGGTGCAGGCCAGATGAGCCGCGTCTACTCAGCGAAAATTGCCGGTATCAAAGCCAGCGATGAAGGACTGGAAGTGAAAGGTTCGGCCATGGCGTCTGATGCGTTCTTCCCGTTCCGCGATGGTATCGATGCCGCAGCGGCTGCTGGCGTGAGCTGTGTTATCCAGCCTGGTGGCTCGATTCGTGATGACGAAGTGATTGCCGCCGCCGACGAACACGGCCTGGCGATGATCTTCACCGACATGCGCCATTTCCGCCATTAA
- a CDS encoding transporter substrate-binding domain-containing protein, which produces MINVSRALMLATLALCCSSAIAAEGTLRVAADLAYPPFQYRDVNGKPAGFEIDITNAVCKAIAVKCDYVVSSFDAEIPSLMAKKVDFISPLGATIKRKKSIDFSDFIYHVPSQLVARKGTNLQPTAESLQGKSIAVQQGSIQEMYANKYWAPHGVEIKTYPDQDVIYQDLAAGRLDGALSPAVAITFGFLHKPEGKDFALSGPEVRDDLLYSIGSAYGVRKGDEKTQQMLNQGLAKIMADGTWQTIKQHYFGDIEMKVTRTEAK; this is translated from the coding sequence ATGATCAACGTATCCCGTGCTCTGATGCTGGCCACGCTCGCCCTGTGCTGCTCTTCCGCCATCGCGGCCGAGGGTACCTTACGCGTCGCGGCCGATCTGGCTTATCCGCCGTTTCAATATCGCGATGTGAACGGCAAACCTGCCGGCTTTGAGATCGATATTACTAACGCAGTGTGTAAAGCGATTGCGGTGAAATGTGACTATGTCGTCAGCAGCTTTGATGCAGAGATACCTTCGCTGATGGCGAAAAAAGTGGACTTCATTTCACCGCTTGGTGCGACCATTAAACGTAAGAAATCCATTGATTTCAGTGACTTTATTTATCATGTCCCTTCTCAGTTAGTAGCACGTAAAGGCACTAATTTGCAGCCCACTGCAGAGTCGCTGCAGGGTAAATCGATTGCTGTTCAGCAGGGTTCCATTCAGGAAATGTACGCCAATAAGTATTGGGCACCCCACGGTGTGGAGATCAAAACCTATCCGGATCAGGATGTGATTTATCAGGATTTGGCTGCGGGACGGCTCGATGGGGCTTTAAGCCCGGCGGTGGCCATTACATTTGGTTTCCTTCACAAGCCTGAAGGCAAAGACTTTGCCTTGAGCGGCCCGGAAGTGCGTGACGATCTGCTTTACAGCATTGGTTCTGCTTACGGAGTGCGCAAAGGGGATGAGAAAACGCAGCAAATGTTGAATCAAGGGCTGGCGAAGATCATGGCCGATGGCACCTGGCAGACGATCAAGCAGCACTATTTTGGCGATATTGAGATGAAAGTGACGCGCACGGAGGCGAAATAG
- a CDS encoding M20 family metallopeptidase: MSERTNSAQKDKIIYAAEQLSPAMNDLALSLHQHPELSFAEHRSAAELIKPLREAGFSIETGTGGLETAFRASWKQGTGGPTIAFLAEYDALPELGHACGHNLIGTASVAAALALKAANVEFNGCIEVIGTPAEEDGGGKIIMVEKGVFDDVDAAMMFHPRERNMVLRGALACHDSTFKFFGKPAHAASAPQQGISALDAVIHTFNAINALRQFFTDDVRVHGIITHGGSAANIVPAYAEAKFILRAATVGGLSEVRRKVYAAVNGAAEMTGARVEIEEGLIYAERNNNLALAANFTDNLALLGVESYDPPKSGGVGSSDIGNVSQVTAAIHPYLRIGDVTPHTPEFAAAAGSAVGLRAMLTAAKALAMTAYDLCHDEAQLAAVKNEFTQWHTQKLLDGEKQ; this comes from the coding sequence ATGTCTGAACGCACCAACAGCGCGCAGAAAGATAAAATTATTTATGCGGCTGAACAACTCAGCCCGGCAATGAACGATTTGGCGCTGAGCCTGCATCAGCACCCTGAACTGAGCTTTGCAGAACATCGCTCTGCGGCTGAATTGATCAAGCCGTTGCGCGAGGCTGGCTTCAGCATTGAAACCGGCACCGGCGGGCTGGAAACGGCTTTTCGCGCCAGCTGGAAACAGGGCACCGGCGGCCCGACTATCGCTTTTCTGGCGGAGTATGACGCGCTGCCCGAACTTGGTCATGCCTGCGGTCATAACCTGATTGGCACCGCCTCGGTTGCTGCCGCGCTGGCTCTGAAGGCCGCGAACGTTGAGTTCAATGGCTGCATAGAAGTGATTGGCACACCTGCCGAGGAAGATGGCGGCGGCAAGATCATCATGGTTGAGAAAGGCGTCTTTGATGATGTCGATGCGGCGATGATGTTCCATCCCAGGGAGCGCAACATGGTATTGCGCGGCGCCCTTGCCTGTCATGACTCTACGTTTAAATTCTTTGGTAAACCGGCCCACGCGGCTTCCGCGCCGCAGCAAGGGATCAGTGCGCTTGATGCGGTGATCCATACCTTCAACGCAATCAACGCGTTGCGCCAGTTCTTTACCGATGATGTCCGTGTGCATGGGATAATTACTCACGGCGGCAGCGCGGCAAATATCGTTCCCGCTTATGCTGAAGCCAAGTTTATCCTGCGAGCGGCGACGGTGGGTGGCCTGAGTGAAGTGCGTCGAAAAGTGTATGCCGCAGTGAATGGCGCCGCTGAAATGACCGGAGCACGGGTAGAGATCGAAGAGGGGCTGATTTACGCCGAGCGGAATAATAATCTGGCGCTGGCGGCCAACTTTACCGATAACCTGGCGCTGCTTGGCGTGGAAAGCTACGACCCACCCAAAAGTGGCGGCGTAGGCTCTTCTGATATTGGCAACGTCAGCCAGGTCACGGCGGCAATCCACCCTTATCTGCGCATTGGTGACGTCACCCCGCATACGCCTGAGTTTGCCGCTGCGGCCGGATCGGCTGTCGGGCTCCGCGCCATGTTAACGGCGGCGAAAGCGCTGGCAATGACGGCGTATGACCTTTGCCACGATGAAGCCCAGCTTGCAGCGGTTAAAAACGAATTTACTCAGTGGCATACCCAAAAATTACTGGATGGAGAGAAGCAATGA
- a CDS encoding LysR family transcriptional regulator, whose protein sequence is MNEKDWLIIRTVWQYKNITRAAEELFTSQPALSYRLRQIERKLAIQLFETGGKGLNFTAQGRYLAQHAETVLDELQLLRATLQSLNGPQQGELKIGVSSNFAAYRLPDLLAEFSQQHPGISVNLVSGLSEEMFLKLQRGDVHLAVVKDDYGWKEGKRLIDEDDYYLISRQPIDLALLPHLPQIKISHGGHITKLIERWWNANYSLAPRVAMHVDKLEVCLAMVERGLGYAIVSSYQPLAPTLCRTPIAVGGESVKSRTWLLYRHASTDAAVTLPFVEMFGDRR, encoded by the coding sequence ATGAACGAAAAAGACTGGTTAATCATCCGTACTGTCTGGCAGTACAAAAACATTACGCGCGCTGCGGAAGAGCTGTTTACCTCACAGCCTGCGCTCAGTTACCGGCTGCGGCAGATCGAGCGCAAGCTGGCTATTCAGCTGTTTGAAACCGGCGGTAAAGGCCTTAACTTCACGGCGCAGGGGCGTTATCTGGCGCAGCATGCTGAAACGGTGCTTGATGAACTTCAGCTCTTACGCGCTACCTTGCAAAGCCTGAACGGACCGCAGCAGGGCGAACTCAAGATTGGCGTATCGAGCAATTTCGCCGCCTACCGGTTACCCGATTTGCTCGCCGAATTTAGCCAACAGCATCCGGGGATTAGCGTCAATCTGGTCAGCGGGCTCAGTGAGGAGATGTTTCTGAAGCTGCAGCGCGGCGACGTGCATCTGGCGGTGGTCAAAGACGACTATGGCTGGAAGGAAGGCAAGAGGCTGATCGATGAGGATGACTATTACCTGATTAGCCGGCAGCCGATCGACCTGGCGCTGCTGCCCCATTTGCCGCAGATAAAGATCAGCCACGGTGGCCATATCACTAAACTTATCGAACGTTGGTGGAATGCCAATTACTCGCTGGCACCGCGCGTGGCGATGCACGTTGATAAACTGGAAGTCTGTCTGGCGATGGTTGAGCGGGGGTTGGGTTATGCCATCGTCTCCAGCTATCAACCGCTGGCACCCACGCTTTGCCGCACGCCGATAGCGGTTGGCGGGGAGTCGGTTAAGAGCCGTACCTGGCTGCTCTATCGACATGCCAGCACCGACGCGGCGGTGACGCTGCCCTTTGTCGAAATGTTTGGCGACCGGAGATGA
- the metA gene encoding homoserine O-acetyltransferase MetA — MPIRVPDELPAVNFLRNENVFVMTSTRASTQEIRPLKVLVLNLMPKKIETENQFLRLLSNSPLQIDIQLLRIDSRETRNTPMEHLNNFYCNFEDIQHDNYDGLIVTGAPLGLVDFNDVAYWPQIQRVLHWAKEHVTSTLFVCWAVQAALNILYGIPKQTRETKLSGVYDHQILHPHALLTRGFDDNFLAPHSRYADFPSQLLRDYTDLEIFAESEQTGAYLFASKDKRLAFVTGHPEYDALTLSGEFHRDFEAGLNPDIPYNYFPQNNPQLTPRASWRSHGNLLFSNWLNYYVYQITPFDLRHMNPSLE, encoded by the coding sequence ATGCCAATCAGGGTACCCGATGAACTACCAGCAGTGAATTTTCTGCGTAACGAGAATGTCTTTGTGATGACCTCTACCCGGGCCAGCACGCAGGAAATCCGTCCGTTGAAAGTGCTGGTACTGAATCTGATGCCGAAAAAGATTGAGACTGAGAATCAGTTTCTCCGCCTGCTTTCCAACTCGCCGCTACAAATTGATATCCAGCTGCTGCGCATCGACAGCCGTGAAACCCGCAACACGCCAATGGAGCACCTGAATAACTTCTACTGCAACTTTGAAGACATTCAGCATGACAACTACGATGGCCTGATTGTCACCGGCGCGCCGTTGGGGCTGGTTGATTTTAATGATGTGGCCTACTGGCCGCAGATCCAGCGCGTGCTTCACTGGGCGAAAGAGCACGTGACCTCGACGCTGTTTGTCTGTTGGGCGGTTCAGGCGGCATTGAACATCCTTTATGGCATTCCAAAGCAAACGCGTGAAACCAAGCTGTCAGGCGTTTACGACCACCAGATCCTGCATCCTCATGCATTATTAACCCGTGGCTTTGACGATAACTTCCTGGCGCCACATTCGCGCTATGCGGATTTCCCTTCGCAATTGCTGCGGGATTACACCGATCTGGAAATTTTTGCTGAATCGGAACAAACCGGCGCCTATCTGTTTGCCAGTAAAGACAAGCGGCTGGCGTTTGTCACCGGGCATCCTGAGTATGATGCACTGACCTTGTCGGGAGAATTCCATCGCGACTTTGAAGCCGGTCTGAACCCGGATATTCCGTATAATTATTTCCCGCAGAATAATCCTCAGCTCACGCCGCGCGCCAGCTGGCGTAGTCACGGTAACCTGCTGTTTTCTAACTGGCTGAACTATTACGTTTACCAGATCACGCCGTTCGATCTGCGCCATATGAATCCCAGCCTGGAATAA
- the aceB gene encoding malate synthase A — translation MTQQVISTDLTFQRPSGPKERQILTDTAVEFLTELVTRFTPRRNELLNARKQQQQRYDAGELPGFISETNSIKQSDWKIRGIPADLLNRRVEITGPVERKMVINALNANVNVFMADFEDSLAPSWDKVIEGQINLRDAVTGTISYCNEAGKIYQLKPDPAVLVCRVRGLHLPEKHVTWRGDAIPGSLFDFALYFFHNVDALLAKGSGPYFYLPKTQSWQEAAWWSEVFSFAEDRFDLPRGTIKATLLIETLPAVFQMDEILFSLRDHIVGLNCGRWDYIFSYIKTLKNHPDRVLPDRQSVTMEKGFLDAYSRLLIRTCHRRGAFAMGGMAAFIPSKDQERNQWVLNRVKTDKEREATNGHDGTWIAHPGLADTVTAVFDRVLGDKPNQLDVLRDDDAAITAEQLLAPCDGERTEAGMRANIRVAVQYIEAWISGNGCVPVYGLMEDAATAEISRTSIWQWIRHGKTLQSGEQVTEALFRQMLAEEMLVIQQELGDQRFSQGRFCEAAELMERITTEPELVEFLTLPGYSLLH, via the coding sequence ATGACACAACAGGTTATCAGCACCGATTTGACGTTCCAGCGCCCATCAGGCCCGAAAGAGCGGCAAATCCTGACCGATACGGCAGTTGAATTCCTGACTGAACTGGTGACGCGCTTCACCCCGCGTCGCAATGAATTACTGAATGCCAGGAAGCAGCAGCAGCAGCGATATGATGCCGGTGAGTTGCCCGGATTTATTTCGGAAACGAATTCCATTAAGCAAAGCGACTGGAAAATTCGCGGCATTCCCGCTGACCTGCTCAATCGCCGGGTCGAGATCACCGGTCCGGTTGAACGCAAGATGGTAATCAATGCCCTGAATGCCAACGTGAACGTTTTTATGGCTGACTTCGAAGACTCGCTGGCACCCTCGTGGGACAAAGTGATCGAAGGGCAGATCAACCTGCGTGATGCGGTTACCGGCACCATCAGTTACTGCAATGAAGCCGGGAAGATCTACCAACTGAAGCCGGATCCTGCGGTGCTGGTGTGCCGCGTTCGCGGTCTGCACCTGCCTGAGAAACATGTCACCTGGCGCGGTGACGCTATCCCCGGCAGCCTGTTTGATTTCGCGCTCTACTTTTTCCACAACGTTGACGCGTTGCTGGCCAAAGGCAGCGGTCCCTATTTTTACTTGCCAAAAACCCAGAGTTGGCAGGAAGCGGCCTGGTGGAGCGAGGTGTTCAGTTTTGCTGAGGATCGTTTCGATCTGCCACGCGGCACGATCAAGGCCACGCTGTTGATCGAGACGCTGCCGGCGGTCTTCCAGATGGACGAGATCCTTTTCAGCCTGCGCGATCATATCGTCGGCCTGAACTGCGGTCGCTGGGACTACATCTTCAGCTATATCAAAACCCTGAAAAATCACCCGGACCGCGTATTGCCCGATCGCCAGTCGGTGACGATGGAAAAAGGCTTCCTCGATGCCTACTCGCGGCTGCTGATCAGAACCTGTCACCGCCGGGGCGCGTTTGCGATGGGCGGAATGGCGGCCTTTATCCCGAGCAAAGATCAGGAGCGCAACCAGTGGGTGCTCAACCGGGTGAAGACCGATAAAGAGCGTGAGGCGACCAACGGCCACGACGGCACCTGGATTGCTCACCCCGGGCTGGCAGATACGGTCACGGCGGTGTTCGATCGGGTGCTGGGCGACAAACCCAATCAGCTGGACGTGCTACGGGACGACGACGCAGCCATCACCGCGGAACAGCTGCTGGCGCCCTGTGACGGTGAAAGGACCGAGGCTGGTATGCGCGCCAACATTCGCGTGGCCGTGCAGTACATCGAAGCGTGGATCTCCGGCAATGGCTGCGTGCCGGTGTACGGATTGATGGAAGATGCCGCGACGGCCGAAATCTCCCGCACCTCGATCTGGCAGTGGATCCGCCACGGCAAAACGCTGCAAAGCGGTGAGCAGGTGACCGAAGCGCTGTTCCGCCAGATGCTGGCCGAAGAGATGCTGGTGATCCAGCAAGAGCTTGGCGACCAACGCTTCTCTCAGGGGCGCTTCTGTGAAGCCGCCGAACTGATGGAACGCATCACCACTGAACCTGAACTGGTGGAGTTCCTGACTCTGCCGGGCTACAGCTTACTTCACTGA